In Hyphomicrobiales bacterium, the following are encoded in one genomic region:
- the argB gene encoding acetylglutamate kinase, protein MESFIRRARTISEALPFMQRYDNTSVVVKYGGHAMGDPDLGKTFARDITMLAQAGVNPVVVHGGGPQIGNMLKRLDIKSEFRAGLRVTDQATVEIVEMVLAGGINKEIVAAISAEGGRAIGLCGKDGNMVTVSKLKRTVRDPESSIEQIVDLGFVGEPKAVRRELLDLLAKSEIIPVLAPVAAGEDGETYNVNADTFAGAIAGALDAKRLLFLTDVPGVLDKEGRLLTELSVSDVRGLIDDGTIHGGMIPKVETCIEALERGVEGVVIVNGKVPHAVLLELFTEHGVGTLIRR, encoded by the coding sequence ATGGAAAGCTTCATCCGCCGCGCCCGCACGATTTCCGAGGCGCTGCCTTTCATGCAGCGCTACGACAACACCTCCGTGGTGGTGAAATACGGCGGTCACGCCATGGGCGATCCCGATCTCGGCAAGACCTTTGCCCGCGACATCACCATGCTCGCCCAGGCCGGCGTCAATCCGGTCGTCGTTCATGGTGGCGGCCCGCAGATCGGCAACATGCTGAAGCGGCTCGACATCAAGAGCGAGTTCCGCGCCGGGCTGCGTGTCACCGACCAGGCAACCGTCGAGATCGTCGAAATGGTGCTCGCCGGCGGCATCAACAAGGAAATCGTCGCCGCGATCAGCGCCGAAGGCGGTCGCGCGATCGGCCTGTGCGGCAAGGACGGCAACATGGTGACGGTGTCGAAGCTGAAACGCACCGTGCGCGATCCCGAGTCCTCGATCGAACAGATCGTCGATCTCGGCTTCGTCGGCGAGCCGAAAGCCGTGCGCCGCGAGCTGCTCGACCTGCTTGCCAAGAGCGAGATCATTCCCGTGCTCGCGCCGGTCGCGGCCGGCGAGGATGGCGAGACCTACAACGTCAACGCCGACACCTTTGCCGGCGCGATTGCCGGTGCGCTCGACGCCAAGCGCCTCTTGTTCCTCACCGACGTCCCCGGCGTGCTCGACAAGGAAGGCCGGTTGCTGACCGAACTCAGCGTGTCCGACGTGCGCGGCCTGATCGACGACGGCACCATCCATGGCGGCATGATCCCCAAGGTCGAAACCTGCATCGAGGCGCTTGAGCGCGGCGTCGAGGGCGTCGTCATCGTCAACGGCAAGGTGCCGCATGCGGTGCTGCTCGAGCTGTTCACCGAGCATGGCGTCGGCACGCTGATCCGGCGGTAG
- a CDS encoding butanol dehydrogenase: MKRLWNWLTKPRVLGSLLVASLGLFGVMVGFSAALDYTNTTEFCTSCHEMQINYEEYKKSFHHKNISGVHVGCADCHVPKDFPAKYIAKIAASKDVLHHLLGTIDTREKYDARRLIMAERVWGHMEKRKSKNCRSCHDFESMELEEQSRRARRKHQQAKEEGDHCISCHKGIVHTLPAGYDPSDD, encoded by the coding sequence GTGAAACGTCTGTGGAATTGGCTCACCAAACCGAGGGTCCTGGGGTCGCTGCTTGTCGCCTCACTCGGGCTTTTCGGCGTCATGGTCGGCTTCAGTGCCGCCCTCGACTACACCAACACGACCGAATTCTGCACCTCGTGCCACGAGATGCAGATCAACTACGAAGAGTACAAGAAGAGCTTCCATCACAAGAACATCTCCGGTGTGCATGTCGGCTGTGCCGACTGTCACGTGCCGAAGGATTTCCCGGCCAAGTACATCGCCAAGATCGCGGCCAGTAAGGACGTCCTGCACCATCTGCTCGGCACCATCGACACCCGGGAAAAATATGACGCCCGCCGGCTGATCATGGCCGAACGCGTCTGGGGTCACATGGAAAAGCGGAAGTCGAAGAACTGCCGCAGCTGCCATGACTTCGAGTCGATGGAACTGGAAGAGCAGAGCCGCCGCGCCCGTCGCAAGCATCAGCAGGCGAAGGAAGAGGGCGACCACTGCATCAGCTGCCACAAGGGTATCGTGCACACGCTGCCCGCCGGCTACGATCCGAGCGACGACTAG